One window of Bacteroidota bacterium genomic DNA carries:
- a CDS encoding methylmalonyl-CoA mutase family protein: MADLPTTAQITAAQARTHPVRFVTAASLFDGHDAAINIMRRILQQQGAEVIHLGHDRSVLDLVETAIQEDADGIAVSSYQGGHNEYFRYMVDLLRERGAGHIKVFGGGGGVIVPEEIAELEAYGVAKIYSPEDGMRLGLEGMIADMIAKAGDREVGRGDGDDGDENQTPRHRDTATRLHPSDVQAVAEALTAVELQATEPSGDGAPLPTSHTPARPHVTAPPHVTAPVLGITGTGGAGKSTLTDELVRRFLTDFEDLRIAILSVDPTRRRTGGALLGDRIRLNSLYGDLARDADGRARVYMRSFATRQAHRATSQALRDAIGVCQAAGFDLVIVETAGIGQSDTEAVDLADLTLYVMTHDFGAPTQLEKIGMLDLADVVALNKFERRGSEDALRAIKKQMQRNRAAFDRSPDAMPAFPTMAARFNDPGVTGLYLALLDRLNDAHGFGRTSATFGTESLPPMDPEALAILPPKRQRYLAEIADTCRTYHQHAEQLAEVARMWGEAKGARHQVQAWAPPDAAQLTARLDDMVDHWWSQLDARSRHLLEHWDANAARYRQDEFVYQVRGRDIRQPLYHTTLSGTKVPRVALPRLSDAGDRLRFALLENLPGYFPYTAGVFPLKRTGEDPTRMFAGEGSPERTNRRFHLVSEGMPAARLSTAFDSVTLYGRDPHERPDIFGKVGNAGVSVCTLDDMKKLYSGFDLCAPTTSVSMTINGPAPMLLAMFMNTAIDQQVERYLQEEGRVPEAKAVLAKRGRRKYVPYGPTGIAEGLPPNHDGFGLGLLGISGPELVAEGVLSQEEYDDLAARALASVRGTVQADILKEDQAQNTCIFSTEFALRMMGDIQQYFIDHGVRNFYSVSISGYHIAEAGANPITQLAFTLANGFTFVEYYRARGMDVDAFARNLSFFFSNGMDAEYAVLGRVARRIWSVAMRDLYGADDRSQKLKYHIQTSGRSLHAQEIDFNDIRTTLQALMAIYDNCNSLHTNAYDEAITTPTEESVRRAIAIQLIINRELGQAKNENPLQGSFLIDELTDLVEEAVLVEFERISERGGVLGAMETMYQRGKIQEESMLYEHRKHTGDLPVVGVNTFQNPNAEEHAQTVELMRSSDDEKQHQIRNLRAFQDRYTDRAEAALMHLMDVAREGGNTFAALMDAVRVCSLGQITEALFEVGGQYRRNM; the protein is encoded by the coding sequence ATGGCCGATCTCCCCACGACTGCTCAGATCACCGCCGCACAGGCCCGGACCCACCCCGTCCGCTTCGTCACGGCTGCGAGCCTGTTTGACGGGCACGACGCTGCCATCAACATCATGCGGCGCATCCTCCAGCAGCAGGGGGCCGAGGTGATCCACCTCGGCCACGACCGCTCCGTCCTCGATCTCGTGGAAACGGCCATCCAGGAGGACGCCGACGGCATCGCCGTGTCATCCTACCAGGGCGGGCACAACGAGTACTTCCGCTACATGGTCGACCTCCTGCGCGAGCGAGGCGCGGGCCACATCAAGGTCTTCGGCGGCGGCGGCGGCGTCATCGTCCCGGAGGAAATCGCCGAGTTGGAGGCCTACGGTGTGGCGAAGATCTACAGCCCCGAGGACGGCATGCGCCTCGGCCTCGAAGGCATGATCGCGGACATGATCGCGAAGGCAGGGGATAGGGAAGTAGGGAGAGGGGACGGGGACGACGGTGACGAGAACCAAACACCGCGCCACCGTGACACCGCGACACGGCTGCACCCCTCCGATGTCCAGGCCGTCGCCGAGGCCCTCACCGCGGTCGAGCTTCAGGCCACCGAGCCTAGCGGAGATGGAGCGCCACTCCCCACCTCCCACACCCCCGCACGCCCACACGTCACCGCACCCCCACACGTCACCGCGCCAGTGCTGGGCATCACCGGCACGGGCGGCGCAGGCAAGAGCACGCTGACCGACGAACTCGTCCGGCGCTTCCTCACCGACTTCGAGGACCTCCGCATCGCGATCCTCTCCGTCGACCCGACGCGGCGGCGCACGGGCGGGGCGCTCCTCGGCGACCGCATCCGGCTCAACAGCCTCTACGGCGACCTCGCCCGCGACGCTGACGGCCGCGCCCGTGTCTACATGCGCTCGTTCGCCACGCGGCAGGCACACCGCGCCACGAGCCAGGCGCTCCGCGATGCCATCGGCGTGTGCCAGGCGGCGGGCTTTGACCTCGTGATCGTGGAGACCGCCGGCATCGGGCAGAGCGACACCGAGGCCGTCGACCTCGCCGACCTCACGCTATATGTCATGACGCACGACTTCGGCGCGCCGACGCAGCTCGAAAAGATCGGGATGCTCGACCTCGCCGACGTGGTGGCGCTCAACAAGTTCGAGCGGCGCGGCTCCGAGGACGCCCTCCGCGCCATCAAGAAGCAGATGCAGCGCAACCGCGCCGCCTTCGACCGCAGCCCCGACGCCATGCCCGCCTTCCCGACGATGGCGGCGCGCTTCAACGACCCCGGCGTGACGGGCCTCTACCTCGCGCTCCTCGACCGCCTCAACGACGCGCACGGCTTCGGCCGTACCTCGGCCACGTTCGGCACCGAGAGCCTGCCGCCGATGGATCCCGAGGCGCTCGCCATCCTCCCGCCGAAGCGCCAGCGCTACCTCGCCGAGATCGCCGACACCTGCCGCACCTACCACCAGCACGCCGAGCAACTGGCCGAAGTCGCGCGTATGTGGGGCGAGGCGAAAGGGGCGCGCCACCAGGTGCAGGCCTGGGCGCCGCCAGACGCCGCGCAGCTCACCGCACGCCTCGACGACATGGTCGACCACTGGTGGAGCCAACTCGATGCGCGCAGCCGCCATCTGCTGGAGCACTGGGATGCAAACGCCGCGCGCTACCGCCAGGACGAGTTCGTCTACCAGGTGCGCGGGCGCGACATCCGCCAACCGCTCTACCACACCACGCTCTCCGGCACGAAGGTGCCGCGCGTCGCCCTGCCGCGCCTTTCCGACGCGGGCGACCGGCTCCGCTTCGCGCTCCTCGAAAACCTCCCCGGCTACTTCCCCTACACGGCGGGCGTCTTCCCGCTCAAGCGCACCGGCGAGGACCCGACGCGCATGTTCGCGGGCGAGGGCAGCCCGGAACGCACCAACCGCCGCTTCCATCTTGTCAGCGAGGGTATGCCCGCCGCACGCCTCTCGACGGCGTTCGACAGCGTGACGCTCTACGGCCGCGACCCACATGAGCGCCCCGACATCTTTGGTAAGGTGGGCAACGCGGGCGTCTCGGTCTGCACGCTCGACGACATGAAGAAGCTCTACTCCGGCTTCGACCTCTGCGCGCCGACGACGTCCGTTTCGATGACGATCAACGGCCCTGCGCCGATGCTCCTGGCGATGTTCATGAACACCGCCATCGACCAGCAAGTCGAGCGCTACCTCCAGGAAGAGGGCCGCGTTCCCGAGGCAAAGGCCGTGCTCGCGAAGCGCGGGCGGCGGAAGTATGTCCCCTACGGCCCGACTGGCATCGCCGAGGGCCTGCCGCCCAACCACGACGGCTTCGGGCTCGGTCTGCTCGGCATCAGCGGCCCCGAACTCGTGGCAGAGGGCGTGCTGAGCCAGGAGGAGTACGACGACCTCGCAGCAAGGGCGCTCGCCTCCGTGCGGGGGACGGTCCAGGCCGACATCCTAAAGGAAGACCAAGCGCAGAACACCTGCATCTTCTCGACCGAGTTTGCGCTGCGGATGATGGGCGACATCCAGCAGTACTTCATCGACCACGGCGTCCGCAACTTCTACAGCGTCTCGATCTCGGGCTACCACATCGCCGAGGCGGGCGCCAACCCGATCACGCAGCTCGCCTTCACGCTCGCCAACGGCTTCACGTTCGTGGAGTACTACCGCGCGCGCGGCATGGACGTGGACGCCTTCGCGCGCAACCTGTCGTTCTTCTTCTCGAACGGCATGGACGCCGAGTACGCCGTGCTCGGCCGCGTCGCCCGCCGCATCTGGTCCGTGGCCATGCGCGACCTCTACGGCGCCGACGACCGCAGCCAGAAGCTGAAGTACCACATCCAGACGTCCGGCCGCAGCCTGCACGCGCAGGAGATCGACTTCAACGACATCCGCACCACGCTCCAGGCGCTGATGGCGATCTACGACAACTGCAACAGCCTCCACACCAACGCCTACGACGAGGCGATCACGACGCCGACTGAGGAGTCGGTCCGCCGCGCTATCGCGATCCAGCTCATTATCAACCGCGAACTCGGCCAGGCGAAGAACGAGAACCCGCTCCAGGGCAGCTTCCTCATCGACGAGTTGACCGACCTCGTGGAAGAGGCCGTGCTCGTCGAGTTCGAGCGGATCAGCGAGCGCGGCGGCGTCCTCGGCGCTATGGAGACGATGTACCAGCGCGGCAAAATCCAGGAGGAGTCGATGCTCTACGAGCACCGCAAGCACACCGGCGACCTGCCCGTGGTAGGCGTGAACACGTTCCAGAATCCGAATGCGGAGGAGCACGCGCAGACCGTCGAACTGATGCGCTCCTCGGACGACGAGAAGCAGCACCAGATCCGCAACCTCCGCGCCTTCCAGGACCGCTACACGGACCGGGCCGAGGCTGCGCTCATGCACCTCATGGACGTAGCCCGCGAGGGCGGTAACACGTTCGCGGCGCTCATGGACGCCGTCCGCGTGTGCTCGCTCGGTCAGATCACCGAAGCGCTCTTCGAGGTAGGCGGGCAGTACCGGCGCAATATGTAG
- a CDS encoding Uma2 family endonuclease, protein MPAAVQRHRRYTEEEYHEIDRNAPNGVRYEFWDGIIWPVNGYEPDGVTALAGVVPEHNQLKDTICRELGKRLTRRGCRALSSDQNVTTGEVGRYSYPEVAVAHRPEDDDSRPRILLNPELVVEVSSESTAKVDRGEKLVRYMSLPTVPEVWLVDPGRPLVLQNLRPPRATTTGNSAPTWAWMQSSGPRRSRWRLRCATSTRYS, encoded by the coding sequence ATGCCTGCCGCCGTCCAGCGCCACCGGCGTTACACCGAGGAGGAATACCACGAGATCGACCGCAACGCGCCGAACGGCGTGCGCTACGAGTTCTGGGACGGCATCATCTGGCCCGTCAATGGCTACGAGCCCGATGGGGTCACGGCCCTGGCCGGAGTAGTGCCGGAGCACAACCAACTCAAAGACACCATCTGTCGTGAGCTTGGAAAGCGGCTGACGCGTCGAGGCTGCCGTGCACTATCCTCGGACCAGAACGTGACGACAGGCGAGGTCGGACGCTACTCCTACCCTGAAGTCGCGGTGGCACACCGCCCGGAGGACGACGACAGCCGGCCGCGCATCCTCCTCAACCCAGAACTGGTCGTTGAGGTGTCGTCGGAGTCGACGGCCAAGGTGGACCGGGGCGAGAAGCTCGTGCGCTACATGTCATTGCCGACCGTACCGGAAGTCTGGTTGGTGGACCCAGGCCGTCCGCTCGTCTTGCAGAATCTCCGACCCCCGAGGGCGACGACGACTGGCAACTCCGCGCCTACCTGGGCCTGGATGCAGTCGTCCGGTCCTAGGCGTTCGCGGTGGAGGCTCCGCTGCGCAACCTCTACTCGTTACTCCTAG
- the murF gene encoding UDP-N-acetylmuramoyl-tripeptide--D-alanyl-D-alanine ligase, whose amino-acid sequence MAFSTDTRTIQPGDTFVAIRGETHDGHDFVAQAAVRGAVGVVVERAVEVPEGVTVTHVEDSVAYLVAEAQAKIAAVRPAIVAITGSVGKTTTRAALEAVLAEAFPVVASEGNRNTPLGLALLILNRTIAPDTVMVLEMGARLMGDLKELCAYFPPTVSVITNVRGVHVETFGSIEGVQREKSELVRALDRDGTAILNGDDPRVRQMAAVNDGRSVYYGTSKDNDLRPALISADLPLLGDHAVLTALAAYGAGQALGMTNAQINAGLAKIKPEKGRLNRLRGINGSTLIDDTYNASPDPVRAALRVLRDHEASRRIAFLGDMLELGDQEVAQHVEVLNAAVEMADHVHTVGPRMAKAAASFLDDRRSSVTTHETSAAIAEAINAGTLLVAEGDVALVKGSQGMRMERVSEALLHPDLDAADHLPRQSTSWKQIA is encoded by the coding sequence ATGGCCTTCTCTACAGATACACGGACGATCCAGCCCGGTGACACCTTCGTCGCCATTCGCGGCGAGACGCACGACGGGCACGACTTCGTAGCCCAGGCCGCCGTGAGGGGTGCAGTCGGCGTGGTCGTCGAGCGCGCAGTGGAGGTACCCGAAGGCGTCACGGTGACACACGTCGAGGACAGCGTCGCCTACCTCGTTGCGGAGGCGCAGGCGAAAATCGCCGCGGTGCGGCCCGCTATCGTGGCGATCACAGGCTCCGTCGGCAAGACGACCACGCGAGCCGCGCTCGAAGCGGTACTCGCGGAAGCGTTCCCCGTCGTGGCGTCGGAGGGCAACCGTAACACGCCGCTCGGCCTGGCGCTGCTCATTCTCAACCGCACCATCGCGCCCGACACGGTGATGGTGCTGGAGATGGGCGCGCGGCTCATGGGCGACCTGAAGGAACTGTGCGCCTACTTCCCGCCCACCGTCTCGGTCATCACTAACGTGCGCGGCGTCCACGTCGAGACGTTCGGCAGCATCGAGGGCGTACAGCGCGAGAAGTCGGAACTGGTTCGCGCCCTCGACCGCGACGGCACGGCGATCCTCAACGGCGACGACCCCCGCGTGCGCCAGATGGCCGCCGTCAACGACGGGCGTAGCGTCTACTACGGGACGAGCAAGGACAATGACCTCCGCCCTGCCCTCATCAGCGCCGACCTTCCGCTCCTAGGCGACCACGCTGTCCTGACGGCGCTCGCCGCCTACGGTGCCGGGCAGGCCCTCGGCATGACCAACGCGCAGATCAACGCCGGGCTCGCGAAGATCAAGCCCGAGAAAGGCCGCCTCAACCGCCTACGCGGCATCAACGGCAGCACGCTTATCGACGACACCTACAACGCCTCGCCCGACCCCGTCCGCGCCGCGCTACGCGTGCTCCGCGACCACGAGGCCAGCCGCCGGATCGCCTTCCTCGGCGACATGCTCGAACTCGGTGATCAGGAAGTCGCCCAGCATGTCGAGGTGCTCAATGCGGCTGTCGAGATGGCCGATCATGTGCACACCGTGGGGCCACGCATGGCGAAGGCAGCGGCTAGCTTTCTAGACGACCGGCGCTCGTCGGTCACCACCCACGAGACGTCCGCGGCCATCGCTGAGGCTATCAACGCTGGTACGCTCCTGGTCGCCGAGGGCGACGTAGCGCTCGTGAAGGGCTCGCAGGGCATGCGCATGGAGCGCGTCTCCGAGGCGCTGCTCCACCCCGACCTTGACGCGGCGGACCACCTCCCGCGCCAGTCGACGAGTTGGAAGCAAATCGCGTAG
- a CDS encoding D-alanine--D-alanine ligase family protein: MPPATDGPVRVGLLYGGRSSEHDVSILSARNVHEALVAQPSRYRVEAICIDRTGHWHRTATVGALDGAALEDEIGHVGTWGLDVVIPMLHGQNGEDGRVQGFLQTLGLPYVGPDVLASAACMDKEVTKRMLRDAGLPIVPFHLVRRGDVADYDQVADELGPALFVKPANSGSSVGTSKIADADDFQAALDDALQYDHKVLVETAIHGREIEVAVLGNLHGEGAPMRASMPGEIVNTAQFYTYEAKYLDPVAARMQVPADLPATTAEQIRALALDAARTLGCEGLARVDCFLADDGAVFVNEINTIPGFTARSMYPVMWAESGLLLPDLLATLINLALQRHTRDEALSTNR, from the coding sequence ATGCCCCCTGCTACCGACGGCCCGGTCCGGGTCGGCCTCCTCTACGGCGGTCGCTCCTCCGAGCACGATGTCTCGATCCTCTCCGCTCGCAACGTCCACGAGGCACTCGTTGCCCAGCCCAGTCGCTACCGCGTCGAGGCGATCTGTATCGACCGTACCGGCCATTGGCACAGGACCGCTACCGTAGGCGCTCTCGATGGAGCTGCCCTGGAAGATGAGATCGGGCACGTCGGCACCTGGGGCCTCGACGTGGTGATCCCGATGCTGCACGGGCAGAACGGCGAGGACGGACGCGTGCAGGGCTTTCTCCAGACGCTCGGGCTGCCGTACGTCGGCCCGGATGTGCTTGCCTCGGCGGCATGCATGGACAAGGAGGTCACCAAGCGCATGCTCCGCGACGCGGGACTCCCCATCGTACCGTTCCACCTCGTCCGGCGCGGCGACGTTGCCGACTATGACCAGGTCGCGGACGAACTCGGCCCGGCCTTATTCGTGAAGCCCGCGAACTCAGGCTCCTCGGTGGGTACCTCCAAAATCGCGGACGCGGACGACTTCCAGGCTGCCCTTGACGACGCGCTGCAGTACGACCATAAGGTGCTCGTTGAGACGGCGATCCACGGCCGCGAGATCGAAGTCGCGGTCCTCGGTAACCTTCACGGCGAGGGCGCCCCGATGCGCGCGTCTATGCCGGGCGAGATCGTCAACACGGCCCAGTTCTATACATACGAGGCGAAGTACCTCGACCCGGTCGCGGCGCGGATGCAGGTCCCCGCCGACCTTCCCGCTACAACCGCCGAGCAGATTCGCGCTCTCGCCCTCGACGCGGCGCGCACGCTTGGCTGCGAAGGCCTCGCTCGCGTCGACTGCTTCCTCGCCGACGACGGCGCCGTGTTCGTCAACGAGATCAACACGATCCCCGGCTTCACCGCGCGGAGCATGTATCCGGTGATGTGGGCCGAGAGCGGCCTCCTGCTCCCCGACCTCCTCGCCACGCTGATCAATCTCGCGCTTCAGCGCCACACGCGTGACGAAGCGCTTTCTACGAACCGATAG
- a CDS encoding NAD(P)/FAD-dependent oxidoreductase: MATSATAIRSTDGQLSAEGLVHRPRIVVIGSGHAGLEACKALSGEDVDVLMVDRNNYHKFQPLLYQVATSGLQTGHICMPVRHIFQQQDNFDFRLATVLGVDLEAQLVHVEEGPPIHYDSLIIGAGASVAYYGVEGAEEHGFPLKNVADAVELRAHVLRCFEEANRNPALIEGGVLNFVIVGGGPTGVEMAGGLRELFDQVLRKDFPGLDLNRVRVILLERADALMLPYKADLQVYTKDALEHIGVDVRLETAVTEVTPTEVRLADGTAILTQTLIWAAGVRANPLADVLSETEGIEQTRGGRLVTDEYLRLPMHPNVFVAGDIAGAADPQGVLYPQVAQVAIQQGIQAAGNAIRAHRGLGPEAFVYNDLGMMATIGRNRAILELPNGTGMKGFVAWCAWVFVHVVKLAGFRNQVAVFFSWVYSYITWDRTPRLIIDVEPETDEIQEPALSVTG, encoded by the coding sequence ATGGCAACATCCGCTACCGCCATCCGCAGCACCGACGGACAACTCAGCGCCGAGGGCTTGGTCCACCGGCCTCGCATCGTTGTCATCGGCTCGGGCCACGCAGGACTTGAAGCATGCAAGGCCCTCAGTGGCGAGGACGTGGACGTGCTGATGGTGGACCGAAACAACTACCACAAATTCCAGCCGCTCCTCTATCAGGTTGCCACATCAGGCCTGCAGACCGGACACATCTGCATGCCGGTTCGCCACATCTTCCAGCAGCAGGACAACTTCGACTTCCGTCTCGCCACCGTCCTCGGTGTCGATCTGGAAGCGCAGCTCGTGCACGTCGAAGAGGGGCCGCCGATCCACTACGACTCGCTCATCATTGGGGCGGGCGCTTCGGTGGCCTATTACGGCGTCGAGGGTGCCGAGGAACACGGCTTCCCCCTGAAAAACGTCGCCGATGCCGTCGAGCTGCGTGCGCACGTGCTGCGTTGCTTCGAGGAAGCGAACCGCAATCCGGCGTTGATCGAGGGTGGGGTGCTCAACTTTGTCATCGTCGGTGGCGGCCCGACGGGCGTGGAGATGGCCGGGGGCCTACGCGAGCTCTTCGACCAGGTGCTGCGCAAGGACTTTCCGGGACTCGACCTCAACCGCGTCCGCGTGATCCTACTTGAGCGTGCGGACGCGCTGATGCTGCCCTACAAGGCGGACCTGCAGGTCTACACAAAGGACGCCCTCGAACATATCGGCGTGGATGTGCGCCTAGAGACGGCTGTGACGGAGGTCACGCCCACCGAGGTGCGTCTCGCGGATGGGACGGCCATTCTGACGCAGACGCTCATCTGGGCCGCAGGCGTGCGGGCGAATCCACTCGCGGATGTACTGTCAGAGACGGAGGGCATCGAACAGACGCGGGGGGGACGGCTGGTCACCGACGAATACCTCCGGCTTCCGATGCACCCCAATGTCTTCGTGGCCGGCGATATTGCAGGAGCGGCAGACCCTCAGGGCGTGCTCTATCCACAGGTCGCACAGGTAGCCATCCAGCAGGGGATCCAGGCTGCGGGGAACGCGATACGCGCACACCGCGGCCTCGGCCCGGAGGCCTTCGTCTACAACGACCTTGGCATGATGGCTACAATCGGACGCAACCGAGCGATCCTCGAATTGCCCAACGGGACGGGCATGAAGGGCTTCGTCGCGTGGTGTGCGTGGGTGTTCGTCCACGTCGTCAAGCTGGCTGGCTTCCGCAACCAGGTCGCGGTTTTCTTTTCGTGGGTCTACTCCTACATCACCTGGGACCGTACGCCTCGCCTGATCATTGACGTGGAGCCTGAGACAGACGAGATCCAGGAGCCTGCGCTGTCCGTGACTGGCTAG
- the apaG gene encoding Co2+/Mg2+ efflux protein ApaG — MVSYAATTEGITIAVRPVYLDGDSEALGGRFVFAYFVRIENDAHGEVQLLRRHWIITDSTGKRTEVEGEGVVGEQPVLGPGDVHEYQSFCVLETFTGTMEGSYLMQRENGERFRAQIPRFYLAARAN; from the coding sequence ATGGTGTCTTACGCTGCCACGACGGAAGGCATCACCATTGCCGTCCGCCCGGTCTACCTCGACGGGGATTCCGAGGCACTAGGTGGGAGGTTCGTGTTCGCCTATTTCGTCCGGATCGAGAATGACGCGCACGGCGAGGTCCAATTGCTGCGACGCCACTGGATCATCACCGACAGCACAGGTAAGCGCACCGAGGTGGAAGGCGAAGGGGTTGTGGGCGAGCAACCCGTCCTCGGCCCCGGCGATGTCCACGAGTACCAATCGTTTTGCGTGCTGGAAACCTTCACCGGCACGATGGAAGGGAGCTACCTGATGCAGCGCGAGAATGGCGAGCGCTTTCGCGCGCAGATTCCACGGTTCTACCTCGCCGCGCGAGCGAACTAG
- a CDS encoding BtpA/SgcQ family protein, which translates to MSHPVLDLFPRPKPVIGMIHTGPTPGAPGSDTCGCRSVDCAVERALMEAMVYQELGVDALLVENMHDFPCVHEREHGPEVAAFMTRVASEVKRRVRDMPVGIQVLFQANKTALAVARAAGCDFVRAEGWTYAHVSDKGIADAQAGRVLRYRRAIGADHIPVLCDIKKKHAAHAWTADLSIADIAQTMALHRADGLVVTGSSTGLAPDVSDLEEVRAVSDLPLFIGSGLDRDNFEDYARLADGFIIGSAFKEGGRWNAPVCEERVRSLIGTIEYVRGRENAAVRDLR; encoded by the coding sequence ATGTCGCATCCGGTGCTCGACCTCTTCCCCCGGCCCAAGCCCGTCATCGGCATGATCCACACCGGGCCAACGCCCGGCGCTCCTGGGTCTGACACGTGCGGCTGCCGCTCCGTCGATTGTGCTGTCGAGCGCGCACTCATGGAGGCGATGGTCTACCAAGAGCTCGGCGTCGATGCGCTGCTGGTGGAAAACATGCACGACTTCCCGTGCGTGCACGAGCGCGAGCACGGGCCGGAGGTAGCAGCGTTCATGACGCGCGTCGCCTCGGAGGTCAAGCGCCGCGTTCGCGACATGCCCGTGGGGATCCAGGTTCTCTTCCAGGCCAACAAGACCGCGCTGGCTGTGGCCCGCGCTGCAGGCTGCGACTTCGTGCGCGCCGAAGGCTGGACCTACGCGCACGTGTCCGACAAAGGCATCGCCGATGCGCAGGCAGGCCGCGTCCTCCGCTACCGGCGTGCCATCGGGGCCGACCACATCCCGGTCTTGTGCGACATCAAGAAAAAGCATGCGGCCCACGCGTGGACGGCCGACCTCTCGATCGCAGACATCGCACAGACGATGGCGCTCCACCGTGCCGACGGCCTCGTGGTCACCGGCTCTTCGACGGGCCTGGCTCCTGACGTGAGCGACCTCGAAGAGGTGCGCGCCGTGTCGGACCTGCCGCTCTTCATCGGCTCAGGCCTCGACCGCGACAACTTCGAAGACTACGCGCGCCTCGCCGACGGCTTTATCATCGGCAGTGCCTTCAAGGAAGGCGGTCGCTGGAACGCCCCGGTGTGCGAGGAACGCGTGCGCAGCCTCATCGGCACCATCGAGTACGTCCGCGGGCGTGAGAACGCCGCCGTGCGTGACCTCCGCTGA
- the rlmB gene encoding 23S rRNA (guanosine(2251)-2'-O)-methyltransferase RlmB gives MKSQVIAGRNPVREALALDDGRIEKVYVQKGAQVGDVRAAAKAVRVPVQTVPIQKLDRLAPHAVHQGVVAVAAPVSYADVAEMLHSIAPDRDAVKATKPMLVALDEVEDPHNYGAILRSALAAGAAGVLVPERRMAPLSAVTVKASAGGALRLPIARVPNLAESLLGLKERSYWVAGLAGDPQPGEQAATVWAYDWDRPLCLVVGNEGRGLRDRVRSVCDTLISIPMPGPMESLNASVAAGIALFAAARVRV, from the coding sequence GTGAAGTCCCAAGTCATCGCCGGTCGCAACCCCGTTCGGGAAGCCCTCGCCCTAGACGACGGGCGGATCGAGAAGGTGTACGTCCAAAAAGGTGCCCAGGTCGGTGATGTGCGCGCCGCGGCGAAAGCCGTCCGTGTTCCTGTGCAAACGGTCCCGATTCAGAAGCTGGACCGCCTCGCCCCGCATGCCGTCCATCAGGGCGTTGTGGCAGTGGCCGCGCCGGTGTCCTATGCCGATGTCGCCGAGATGCTGCACAGCATTGCTCCTGATCGGGATGCCGTGAAGGCGACGAAGCCGATGCTCGTTGCGCTAGACGAGGTCGAGGACCCGCACAATTACGGTGCGATCCTCCGCAGCGCTCTGGCGGCAGGTGCAGCCGGGGTCCTCGTTCCGGAGCGGCGTATGGCTCCGCTCTCGGCCGTGACCGTGAAGGCAAGCGCGGGGGGGGCGTTGCGCTTGCCGATCGCACGCGTACCCAACCTAGCTGAGTCGCTCCTCGGACTTAAGGAGCGGAGCTACTGGGTCGCTGGGCTGGCAGGCGATCCGCAACCGGGTGAGCAAGCGGCTACGGTGTGGGCGTACGACTGGGACAGGCCGCTGTGCCTCGTGGTTGGCAACGAAGGGCGCGGCCTGCGGGACCGCGTTCGTAGCGTGTGCGATACGCTCATTTCGATCCCGATGCCCGGGCCGATGGAGTCACTCAACGCCTCTGTCGCAGCAGGCATCGCCCTGTTTGCAGCAGCCCGGGTGCGCGTCTAG